A stretch of Exiguobacterium sp. BMC-KP DNA encodes these proteins:
- a CDS encoding flagellar export chaperone FliS: MTEQELYQMTPQQLTEKMLQGLVFQYEQAITAIEAKAFDHMNERLQKAYALLTKLSEGLHDDGGIITSQLEALYFYLGQQTLRAYTEHHVLTEALFLAEELLITWQAASTDKRPLARAAHHAGYERMAYE; encoded by the coding sequence ATGACAGAACAAGAACTGTATCAGATGACTCCACAACAATTGACGGAAAAAATGTTGCAAGGACTTGTCTTTCAGTACGAACAGGCAATCACGGCGATTGAAGCAAAAGCGTTTGATCACATGAATGAACGTCTACAAAAAGCCTACGCGCTACTGACGAAGCTCTCGGAAGGACTCCATGACGACGGCGGGATCATCACGTCTCAACTTGAAGCGTTGTACTTCTATCTCGGTCAACAGACTCTGCGTGCCTACACAGAACATCACGTGCTCACGGAAGCACTTTTCCTTGCTGAAGAACTGCTAATTACGTGGCAAGCAGCAAGTACAGATAAGCGCCCGCTCGCCCGGGCAGCCCACCATGCAGGATATGAAAGGATGGCATACGAATGA
- the fliD gene encoding flagellar filament capping protein FliD, with product MAGIRLSGLASGIDTETMIKQLMQAERAPVDRLSQKKQTMTWQRDAYREMNRALLDLRSAASDMLFSKNYSAKTVSSSSSAILVTASTSATEGSLTIDKVKQLATASAVTLKTDNGKSSDTALKDTAWFDSSSGKVKVQINTFDAAGTSVSETLELDATQKISDLTAAINAKTSLGMNAVYNELTGKLVLTKTSSGDLGSGDDIVIRDATISTDVAKTSTAGVEGKNAIYVIGGQELEQKSNTFTQNGLTITLNSATDTSTTINTKLDTQANFDSIKKFVDKYNDMIDKMNKKVREEKYRDFQPLTDAQRKELSEDEVKKWEEKAMSGVLKNDPYLRDGMNDFRSTLSAKIDTGYTIPSASGPVVLSSLSQIGITSTSDFRDGGKIKLDETKLKEMLEKHPDGVYRLFTADAPAKIKQADGTEIDNPNGLSGFVRQIQTFTTNLRDKISNVAGRDGSVATTYRLGKSLADIDKSMLSWEDKLKRKEDSYYRRFAAMEQAMNQANSQSATLAGYLGQG from the coding sequence ATGGCAGGAATCCGACTCAGCGGACTAGCGAGCGGCATCGACACCGAAACAATGATTAAACAATTAATGCAGGCGGAGCGTGCTCCCGTCGATCGCTTATCGCAAAAGAAACAGACGATGACGTGGCAACGCGATGCGTATCGTGAAATGAATCGAGCGTTGCTTGATTTACGTTCTGCTGCGAGTGATATGTTGTTTTCTAAAAACTACTCAGCTAAGACAGTGTCTAGTTCTTCGTCTGCTATCCTAGTGACAGCAAGTACAAGTGCGACAGAAGGTAGTTTGACGATTGATAAGGTAAAACAATTAGCAACAGCATCGGCAGTCACATTAAAGACTGATAACGGAAAATCAAGTGACACTGCATTAAAAGATACAGCCTGGTTTGATTCATCAAGTGGAAAAGTTAAAGTACAGATTAATACATTTGACGCGGCAGGAACATCTGTCTCGGAAACGCTAGAACTGGATGCTACGCAAAAAATTTCTGATTTGACAGCTGCAATCAATGCAAAGACTAGTTTAGGAATGAATGCTGTTTATAATGAACTGACAGGTAAACTAGTCCTAACCAAAACAAGTAGTGGTGACTTGGGTTCAGGAGACGACATCGTCATTCGTGACGCCACAATTAGTACTGATGTTGCGAAAACTTCGACTGCCGGAGTAGAAGGTAAAAATGCAATTTACGTTATTGGTGGACAAGAACTCGAACAAAAGTCAAATACCTTTACGCAAAACGGATTAACAATTACTTTGAACAGTGCGACAGACACTTCAACGACAATCAATACTAAACTTGACACACAGGCGAACTTTGATTCGATTAAGAAGTTCGTCGATAAGTATAATGACATGATCGATAAGATGAACAAGAAAGTTCGAGAAGAGAAGTATCGAGATTTTCAACCGTTGACTGATGCCCAGCGAAAAGAACTAAGCGAAGACGAAGTCAAGAAGTGGGAAGAAAAAGCGATGAGTGGTGTCTTGAAAAATGATCCTTACTTGCGTGATGGCATGAATGACTTCCGCAGTACGTTGTCAGCGAAGATTGATACCGGCTACACGATTCCTTCTGCTTCAGGTCCTGTCGTGCTAAGTTCACTGTCGCAAATCGGGATTACGTCGACGAGTGATTTCCGTGATGGTGGGAAAATCAAACTTGACGAAACAAAATTAAAAGAGATGCTCGAAAAACATCCGGATGGTGTCTATCGTCTTTTTACGGCAGATGCACCCGCTAAAATCAAGCAAGCTGATGGAACGGAAATCGATAACCCGAATGGATTAAGTGGTTTCGTTCGCCAAATTCAAACTTTTACGACGAATTTGCGTGATAAAATTTCGAACGTCGCTGGGCGTGATGGATCTGTCGCGACAACGTACCGACTTGGTAAGTCGCTTGCAGATATCGATAAAAGCATGCTGTCTTGGGAAGACAAGCTCAAACGTAAAGAAGATAGCTACTATCGTCGATTCGCAGCGATGGAACAAGCCATGAACCAAGCGAACAGTCAGTCGGCTACACTTGCAGGCTATCTCGGTCAAGGATAA
- a CDS encoding flagellin N-terminal helical domain-containing protein, which produces MIINHNITALNTHSKLSSASAAQSKSMEKLASGLRINRAGDDAAGLAISEKMRAQVRGLDQASRNAQDGISLIQTAEGALNETHDILQRVRELADQSANGTITNDDRKAIQDEVKQLKEEVDRIGNTTEFNTQKLLNGALKSAGATVGSDSTIGSNVLNQTAAKLTGATNFSAVDASGVSLAAKDKIKVDNVEIEVDWDKGLTDAEKTLFKGDYSTTAMTDSQKSDIKDAIGRVLNDAISAHNAANGTSVAPVKVYEAGGKLVLESGSNGQTSKLDTTNATVLDTFADAATTTAAGQDQLAKAVTAEKLSFEVGGVKLQTAALTAAAANSDATTVATDIQTKMRAAIDTYNTGAGLSKGQEGFIDKDAVFVEAKGGHFTVSSSNGPVSFNESEGSSLVKDLGLTQAQTEASGNGGMTFQIGANKGQTITFGVNDMRSSALGIANVDVSSQSGASQSLTALDKAIKTVSSERGKLGAVQNRLEHTINNLKTSSENITAAESRIRDVDMAKEMMNQTKNSILAQAAQAMLAQANQQPQGVLQLLR; this is translated from the coding sequence ATGATTATCAATCACAACATTACAGCTCTCAATACGCACAGTAAGCTATCTTCAGCTTCTGCTGCGCAAAGCAAATCAATGGAAAAATTAGCTTCAGGTCTTCGTATCAACCGTGCAGGTGACGATGCAGCTGGTCTTGCAATCTCTGAAAAAATGCGTGCTCAGGTTCGTGGACTTGATCAAGCATCACGTAACGCACAAGACGGAATTTCATTGATTCAAACGGCTGAGGGTGCATTGAATGAAACACACGATATTCTTCAACGTGTTCGTGAACTCGCGGATCAATCAGCAAACGGTACAATTACGAACGATGATCGTAAAGCGATTCAAGATGAAGTCAAGCAATTAAAAGAAGAAGTAGATCGCATTGGTAACACGACTGAATTCAATACACAAAAATTATTGAATGGTGCTTTGAAATCAGCTGGTGCTACTGTTGGCAGTGATAGCACAATCGGATCAAATGTGTTAAATCAAACAGCCGCTAAGTTAACTGGTGCTACTAACTTCTCTGCTGTAGATGCATCAGGTGTATCTTTAGCAGCAAAAGATAAAATCAAAGTTGATAATGTTGAAATTGAAGTTGACTGGGATAAAGGCCTTACTGATGCTGAAAAAACATTATTCAAAGGTGATTACTCAACAACAGCAATGACAGATTCTCAAAAATCGGATATTAAAGATGCGATTGGTCGCGTTTTAAATGATGCTATTTCAGCACACAATGCTGCAAATGGAACAAGTGTAGCTCCTGTTAAAGTATACGAAGCAGGTGGAAAATTAGTTTTAGAAAGTGGTTCAAACGGACAAACTTCTAAATTGGATACTACAAATGCAACTGTACTTGATACATTTGCTGACGCAGCAACTACAACTGCAGCTGGACAAGACCAATTAGCAAAAGCAGTAACAGCTGAAAAGCTTTCATTTGAAGTTGGTGGTGTTAAATTACAAACTGCAGCATTAACAGCGGCAGCTGCTAACAGTGATGCAACAACTGTAGCAACAGATATTCAAACAAAAATGCGTGCAGCAATCGACACATACAATACAGGTGCTGGATTATCAAAAGGACAAGAAGGATTCATTGACAAAGATGCAGTATTTGTAGAAGCAAAAGGTGGTCACTTCACGGTTTCTTCTTCAAACGGACCTGTATCATTTAATGAGTCTGAAGGATCTTCACTTGTTAAAGATCTTGGATTGACTCAAGCTCAAACAGAAGCATCAGGAAATGGTGGAATGACATTCCAAATCGGTGCTAACAAAGGTCAAACAATTACATTCGGAGTAAACGACATGCGTTCATCAGCTCTTGGTATTGCTAACGTAGACGTTTCTTCACAATCAGGAGCTTCACAATCACTTACTGCTCTTGATAAAGCAATCAAAACGGTTTCTTCTGAACGCGGAAAACTTGGTGCTGTTCAAAACCGTCTTGAGCACACAATCAATAACTTGAAAACATCTTCTGAAAACATTACAGCGGCTGAATCACGTATTCGTGACGTTGATATGGCGAAAGAAATGATGAACCAAACAAAGAACTCGATTCTTGCACAGGCTGCTCAAGCAATGTTAGCTCAAGCTAACCAACAGCCACAAGGTGTTCTTCAATTACTCCGTTAA
- a CDS encoding DUF2225 domain-containing protein, protein MPELYFKKCKCTYCLKETETKRVLSRHIRVERTDFDGFVHYQGSNPYLYEPIQCSHCRFVFHESFEKLRTDVRQTLEEQILPTLPVLPFAATERTIEQSLQLYKLALYTAQVTGQKEAILAMLGVRIAWMYRMLGDEAQELQWMERSVTKYEALYLNYTDAVRTGIPHDVLLLRISDLYAVLKRTDDAKQWYGLIFQSKTVSDRTKKEAREHWELYRETHNV, encoded by the coding sequence ATGCCTGAGTTGTATTTTAAAAAATGTAAGTGTACCTATTGTTTAAAAGAAACAGAGACGAAGCGTGTCCTGTCCCGTCATATCCGGGTTGAGCGCACGGATTTCGATGGCTTCGTCCATTACCAAGGATCGAACCCCTACCTGTATGAACCGATTCAGTGTTCGCACTGCCGCTTCGTCTTTCATGAGTCGTTTGAAAAGTTGCGGACGGACGTGCGTCAGACGCTCGAAGAGCAAATCTTGCCGACGCTCCCGGTATTACCGTTCGCAGCGACGGAGCGAACGATTGAACAATCCTTACAGCTATATAAATTAGCGCTCTATACGGCGCAAGTGACCGGACAAAAAGAAGCAATCCTCGCCATGCTCGGCGTCCGGATTGCCTGGATGTACCGGATGCTCGGAGACGAAGCACAAGAATTGCAGTGGATGGAACGGTCGGTTACGAAGTACGAAGCCTTATATCTCAATTATACCGACGCTGTTCGTACCGGTATCCCCCACGATGTCCTCTTACTGCGGATCAGTGACTTGTATGCTGTCTTAAAACGGACGGATGATGCGAAACAATGGTATGGTCTCATCTTCCAAAGTAAGACCGTGTCGGACCGGACGAAAAAAGAAGCACGGGAACATTGGGAATTGTATCGCGAAACACATAACGTCTAA
- a CDS encoding GGDEF domain-containing protein, whose product MRQMSRVQWYVIVTYIAILGSSWFHAGPIFAVFSTIAGLLYCSWVARTSGTLPIIRRAIEWFTIGIILNFAFSFLPVAWHPPELDTVVNLTITGFFILTARTFAKQINWTTVRRLPLLYVDGILLFGMTFVFGYTIVLRYIPDFARSPIELVGMSGFALSFMAQLFFFFLLYTTGLHNKSHRLLIRSMLLFIFAIFGYYTFFIRNQLDIASWFFPLYPVSLYGLLRYYRKSHSPEASERWTISYLPYLSLLIVVGGISYVPIPSTIYWSSLIGLFSLFFVRQFFSERQNTRLLRELGLSENELLQRVSEKTERLELRKEEYRRLFLNHPYPIVRMDANGHEKTMNPIAEQYFPAGQLPDHLMEQIVPISWQGTPIEHQLMQLDDGRAFEVTVISIPREHDFYIILADRTHALTEERMLRSLGYQDALTGLPNRRYFEEVLSNELPHWQEGSLLFIDLDGFKDINDQFGHDAGDFVLQETARRLEADLQEAEMAARLGGDEFIVFLHRNRAGTIHYAESILKRLNEVFLYQAQTMHVTPSIGIARYPEDGTTTSLLLIRADEAMYTVKQEDKNAYRFK is encoded by the coding sequence ATGCGACAGATGTCTCGCGTCCAGTGGTATGTCATCGTTACGTACATTGCCATTCTCGGATCAAGCTGGTTTCATGCTGGTCCGATTTTTGCTGTCTTCAGTACGATTGCCGGACTTCTCTATTGCTCATGGGTCGCTCGTACTTCCGGCACGTTACCGATCATCCGGCGAGCAATCGAGTGGTTCACGATCGGTATCATCTTGAACTTTGCCTTTAGCTTCTTACCAGTTGCCTGGCATCCACCGGAGCTCGATACCGTCGTCAACCTGACGATTACCGGCTTTTTTATCCTGACAGCGCGGACATTCGCGAAACAGATCAATTGGACGACGGTCCGTCGCTTACCGCTTCTTTACGTCGACGGGATTTTACTCTTTGGTATGACGTTCGTCTTCGGCTATACGATCGTCTTACGCTATATCCCAGATTTCGCCCGTTCTCCAATCGAACTCGTCGGGATGAGCGGTTTTGCACTTAGCTTCATGGCACAACTGTTCTTTTTCTTCTTACTTTATACGACTGGCTTACACAATAAATCACATCGCTTACTGATTCGATCGATGCTATTGTTCATCTTTGCGATTTTCGGGTACTATACGTTTTTCATCCGGAATCAGCTCGACATCGCCAGTTGGTTCTTTCCGCTGTACCCGGTCAGCTTATACGGTCTCTTACGGTATTATCGCAAATCGCACTCACCAGAAGCCTCTGAACGATGGACGATCTCGTACCTTCCCTACCTCAGTCTATTAATTGTCGTCGGTGGCATCTCGTACGTACCGATCCCATCTACCATCTACTGGAGCAGTCTCATCGGTCTCTTCTCGCTCTTTTTCGTACGCCAATTTTTCTCCGAGCGTCAAAACACACGACTCTTGCGTGAGTTGGGCCTCTCGGAAAATGAGTTATTGCAACGCGTCAGCGAAAAAACGGAGCGCCTCGAACTGCGAAAGGAAGAGTACCGTCGGCTATTTTTGAATCATCCGTATCCAATCGTTCGGATGGACGCCAACGGTCATGAAAAAACGATGAATCCAATTGCGGAACAGTATTTCCCTGCCGGACAGCTTCCGGATCATCTAATGGAACAGATCGTCCCGATCAGTTGGCAAGGAACACCGATTGAACATCAATTGATGCAACTCGACGATGGACGTGCTTTTGAAGTGACGGTCATCTCGATTCCGCGCGAGCATGACTTCTACATCATCTTAGCGGACCGGACGCATGCTTTGACAGAAGAACGGATGTTGCGCTCGCTCGGATACCAGGACGCGCTCACTGGATTACCGAATCGTCGTTACTTCGAGGAAGTTCTATCAAATGAACTACCACATTGGCAAGAAGGATCATTACTGTTCATCGACTTAGATGGCTTTAAAGACATCAATGATCAGTTCGGTCATGACGCGGGGGACTTCGTTCTACAAGAGACGGCACGACGTCTAGAAGCCGACCTGCAGGAAGCAGAGATGGCTGCACGCCTTGGAGGTGACGAATTCATCGTCTTCTTACACCGAAATCGAGCGGGCACGATCCATTACGCAGAAAGTATTCTCAAGCGGCTGAATGAGGTATTCCTTTATCAAGCGCAGACGATGCACGTCACACCTTCGATCGGGATTGCACGTTACCCGGAAGACGGAACGACGACGAGTCTCCTGTTGATTCGTGCGGACGAAGCGATGTATACCGTCAAGCAGGAAGACAAAAATGCTTATCGCTTCAAATAA
- a CDS encoding flagellar protein FlaG, producing MNSINTEIRLHLPSNVLPYEATKNVFVEANQAELEEDGVIVLPTPQHVQKLEVAIEQANVKLELQRTGLKFVKHEKLNEYYIQVVDTNDNVVQEIPSKKELDFFAAFLEFNQLIDKRI from the coding sequence ATGAATTCCATCAATACGGAAATCCGGCTTCACCTGCCTTCGAACGTTTTACCATATGAAGCGACGAAAAATGTCTTCGTCGAAGCAAACCAAGCAGAGTTGGAGGAAGATGGCGTCATTGTCTTGCCGACTCCTCAACACGTCCAAAAACTTGAAGTAGCGATTGAGCAAGCGAATGTGAAGCTGGAATTGCAACGGACAGGATTGAAGTTCGTCAAACATGAAAAATTAAACGAGTATTATATTCAGGTCGTGGATACGAACGATAATGTCGTACAAGAGATTCCAAGTAAAAAGGAACTTGATTTCTTTGCAGCATTTCTTGAATTCAACCAATTGATTGATAAACGGATTTAA
- a CDS encoding flagellar protein FliT: MSPLDPLRLKTKRLMELLDQTPSDETYDDWIEKIQHLLNEREAFIAAHSNLLAGANQAIIQELVADSRQIDLKLSAETAKLGVQISQLRQTQSSRKSYVDPYEDVDNSFSPYFDSRQ, encoded by the coding sequence ATGAGTCCGCTTGATCCGCTTCGCCTCAAGACGAAACGGTTGATGGAATTACTTGATCAGACGCCGAGCGACGAGACGTATGATGATTGGATTGAAAAAATTCAGCATCTGCTGAATGAACGGGAAGCGTTCATTGCCGCACATTCCAATTTACTAGCCGGTGCAAATCAAGCGATCATTCAGGAGTTGGTGGCAGACAGCCGACAAATTGACTTGAAATTATCAGCGGAAACGGCTAAATTAGGGGTACAAATTAGTCAGTTGCGTCAAACGCAGTCGAGCCGGAAGTCATATGTCGATCCGTACGAGGATGTCGACAATAGCTTTTCCCCGTATTTTGATTCGCGTCAGTAA
- a CDS encoding flagellin N-terminal helical domain-containing protein: protein MRISNNVQALKAYRNLTANQLNVKTTMDKLSSGQKINRAADDAAGLAISEKMRNRLQALDKAEQNVLDGISMVQTLEGGMNETHSLLQRMRELAVQAGNGTLAPEDRSSIQSEIDQLTNEVTRIAKTTQFNGKDILTGDFGEGKSTLFIQTNTGANEGISINVEDMRSLALGISTTTAPATGSVAMTDTSGTNEYALSIMTSNNADTAVSLYTKAIDSVSNQRAKLGAIQNRFEATNSVLSISRENLTASESRIRDTDMAREMMEYAKYNILNQSGMAMIAQANALPQGVLQLLN from the coding sequence ATGAGAATCTCAAACAACGTCCAGGCTCTAAAGGCGTATCGCAACCTGACGGCGAATCAATTAAACGTTAAGACAACGATGGATAAACTATCAAGTGGTCAAAAAATCAACCGCGCTGCGGACGATGCTGCCGGTCTCGCCATCTCTGAGAAGATGCGGAATCGCTTGCAGGCACTCGATAAAGCGGAACAAAACGTTCTGGACGGCATCTCGATGGTGCAGACGTTAGAAGGCGGCATGAATGAAACGCATAGTCTCTTACAACGGATGCGCGAACTCGCCGTCCAAGCAGGTAACGGAACACTTGCTCCTGAAGACCGTTCTTCGATCCAATCCGAAATCGACCAATTGACGAATGAAGTGACACGGATCGCAAAGACGACCCAGTTCAACGGTAAAGACATCCTGACGGGTGACTTCGGTGAAGGGAAAAGTACTCTATTCATTCAAACAAATACTGGTGCTAACGAGGGCATTTCAATTAATGTAGAGGATATGCGTTCATTAGCACTTGGTATTAGTACTACGACAGCACCAGCGACAGGTAGTGTCGCCATGACGGACACGAGTGGCACGAACGAATATGCTTTGAGCATCATGACAAGTAACAACGCAGACACTGCTGTTTCTCTTTATACAAAGGCCATTGATAGTGTGTCAAATCAACGCGCGAAGCTTGGTGCGATCCAGAACCGTTTTGAAGCAACGAATTCCGTTCTCAGTATCAGCCGCGAGAACTTGACGGCGTCCGAGTCACGGATTCGCGATACCGATATGGCACGGGAAATGATGGAGTATGCGAAATATAACATCCTCAACCAATCCGGTATGGCCATGATTGCGCAAGCGAACGCATTACCGCAAGGCGTCTTGCAACTACTCAACTAA
- a CDS encoding EscU/YscU/HrcU family type III secretion system export apparatus switch protein encodes MYQKIDLKHRKSAAVLRYDEASGQAPVVVARATGQAADRILQEARANGIAVEHDTSLLGHLLDLDLGTAIPPQLYDVMAELLLLIEELDHAKGRQT; translated from the coding sequence ATGTACCAGAAAATTGATTTGAAGCACCGGAAGTCAGCTGCCGTTCTGCGTTACGATGAAGCATCTGGACAAGCACCCGTCGTCGTCGCCCGAGCGACAGGACAAGCGGCAGACCGGATTTTACAGGAAGCTCGAGCCAACGGGATCGCTGTCGAACACGATACATCGTTACTCGGTCACCTACTCGATCTTGATCTTGGGACCGCAATTCCACCGCAACTCTATGACGTCATGGCAGAACTCCTCTTATTGATCGAAGAACTGGACCACGCGAAAGGACGACAGACATGA
- a CDS encoding YaaR family protein, whose amino-acid sequence MDIRRIQETQRLQAARSGPREVEASTTFSALMQDKREHKGYERLQQKLLLVEEHGQLLAESHTIENLESYKEKIKDFLKDALDQSQQLEEKRGFNRRGRTKIYKVVEQVDTKLLQLTDTVLSGESRRLDILDQVGEIKGMLVNVFV is encoded by the coding sequence ATGGACATTCGCCGCATTCAAGAAACCCAACGACTTCAGGCAGCTCGGTCCGGTCCTCGGGAAGTCGAGGCATCGACGACCTTCTCTGCCTTAATGCAGGATAAACGAGAACACAAAGGCTATGAACGTCTCCAGCAAAAGTTACTGCTCGTCGAAGAACACGGTCAACTCCTCGCTGAGAGTCATACGATCGAAAACCTAGAGAGCTACAAGGAGAAGATCAAGGACTTCCTGAAGGATGCACTGGATCAGTCACAACAACTAGAAGAGAAACGTGGCTTCAATCGCCGCGGACGAACGAAAATCTATAAGGTCGTCGAACAGGTCGATACGAAGCTATTGCAATTGACGGACACCGTCTTATCCGGAGAATCAAGACGACTTGATATTTTAGATCAAGTCGGTGAAATCAAAGGCATGCTCGTTAACGTCTTTGTCTAA
- the fliS gene encoding flagellar export chaperone FliS: MNPYATYQTNSVTTALPQDLTLMLYEGLIKFAMLAKRSIEQGLIEQKNTNIQKAQAIISELQLTLNQSIALSKDLNALYDYMQMRLMDANIKNDVVAIEEVIGFAEEFRETWKEAMKLAKQR; encoded by the coding sequence ATGAATCCTTATGCTACGTATCAGACAAATTCAGTCACAACAGCATTACCACAAGATTTGACGCTCATGCTGTATGAAGGATTGATCAAATTTGCGATGCTCGCGAAACGATCGATTGAACAAGGATTGATCGAACAAAAGAATACAAACATCCAAAAAGCACAAGCGATCATCAGTGAACTGCAACTGACACTCAATCAGTCGATTGCATTATCAAAAGACTTGAATGCATTGTATGATTATATGCAAATGCGGTTGATGGATGCGAACATCAAGAATGATGTCGTCGCGATCGAGGAAGTGATAGGCTTTGCGGAAGAGTTCCGTGAGACGTGGAAAGAAGCGATGAAGCTCGCGAAGCAACGATGA